Proteins encoded within one genomic window of Micromonospora halotolerans:
- a CDS encoding RNA polymerase sigma-70 factor: MGDLDEAAAIFTGVRPRLFGIAYRMLGSASEAEDLVQDVWLRWQATDRSVVKNPGAFLATTTTRLAINELQSARARRETYVGPWLPEPVDTSADPFLGAERGEALELAVLMLMEKLTPQERAAYVLREAFDYPYPQIAAILQSTEPAVRQLVSRARKHVAGERKIRVPESAQRRLLATFLEAARTGDLEALEKLFAADVASISDGNGARQVSRKVIVGAARVAKYIAAFSTEYWKGMDLRWVTTNGQTSAIMRRGDAVLGIVTVVASSEGIDQVLWMMNSEKIAAMADVTN, encoded by the coding sequence GTGGGGGATCTCGACGAGGCGGCGGCGATCTTCACGGGCGTGCGGCCACGTCTGTTCGGGATCGCGTACCGCATGTTGGGCAGCGCCAGCGAGGCCGAGGACCTGGTGCAGGACGTTTGGCTGCGCTGGCAGGCGACCGACCGGAGCGTGGTGAAGAATCCGGGCGCGTTTCTGGCGACGACCACGACGCGGCTCGCGATCAACGAGCTGCAGTCGGCGCGGGCGCGCCGCGAGACGTACGTCGGTCCGTGGCTGCCGGAGCCGGTCGACACTAGCGCGGACCCGTTCCTGGGCGCCGAGCGCGGGGAGGCGCTCGAGCTCGCGGTCCTGATGCTGATGGAGAAGCTCACCCCGCAGGAGCGGGCGGCGTACGTGTTGCGGGAGGCGTTCGACTACCCGTACCCGCAGATCGCCGCAATCCTGCAGTCCACCGAGCCGGCCGTGCGGCAGCTGGTCAGCCGGGCGCGTAAGCACGTCGCCGGCGAGCGGAAGATCCGGGTGCCCGAGTCCGCGCAGCGCCGGCTGCTGGCAACCTTCCTCGAGGCCGCCCGCACCGGTGATCTCGAAGCATTGGAGAAGTTGTTCGCGGCCGACGTGGCGAGCATCTCCGACGGCAACGGCGCGCGGCAGGTCTCCCGCAAGGTCATCGTGGGCGCGGCCCGGGTGGCGAAGTACATCGCCGCGTTCTCGACCGAGTACTGGAAGGGCATGGACCTGCGGTGGGTCACCACGAACGGGCAGACCAGCGCGATCATGCGCCGCGGTGACGCGGTCCTCGGGATCGTCACGGTCGTCGCCTCTTCGGAGGGTATCGACCAGGTGCTGTGGATGATGAACTCGGAGAAGATCGCCGCCATGGCCGACGTCACAAACTAG
- a CDS encoding acetylxylan esterase: protein MLVDWPLDRLRDYLPARDEPTDFDDFWATTLKESRAEHWPARFVPYDAGLSTVEVYDVTFPGFAGQPVRGWFLLPRHTSGRLPCVVEYLGYGGGRGLPHDWLTWSAAGYAHLVMDTRGQGSNGKLVGETPDPDPVGLPQAPGFLTRGIGDPHHYYYRRVLADGVRAVDAARAHPRVNPDRVVVTGGSQGGGITVAVAGLVDGLAAAMPDVPFLSHYRRAAEITDALPYGELVSYLKTYHGEVDQVFATLSYFDGMNFAARASAPALFSVALMDSVCPPSTVFAAYNHYASGGKEITVWPYNGHEGGAGMQRAKQIRWLRSVLTGNVVDRIHSPGKSSGRQPRTVGRSRSAADSSTEA, encoded by the coding sequence ATGCTCGTCGACTGGCCACTGGACCGTCTCCGCGACTACCTGCCCGCCCGCGACGAGCCCACCGACTTCGACGACTTCTGGGCCACCACTCTCAAGGAGTCGCGAGCCGAGCACTGGCCCGCCCGCTTCGTCCCCTACGACGCTGGCCTGTCCACCGTCGAGGTGTACGACGTCACATTCCCCGGATTCGCCGGCCAGCCCGTGCGCGGCTGGTTCCTGCTGCCCCGGCACACGAGTGGCCGACTGCCCTGCGTGGTCGAGTACCTCGGGTACGGCGGCGGGCGCGGCCTGCCGCACGACTGGCTCACCTGGAGTGCCGCCGGCTACGCCCACCTCGTCATGGACACCCGGGGGCAGGGCAGCAACGGCAAACTCGTGGGCGAGACCCCAGACCCCGACCCGGTCGGCCTGCCCCAGGCGCCCGGCTTCCTGACCCGCGGCATCGGCGACCCGCACCACTACTACTACCGCCGGGTCCTCGCCGACGGCGTCCGCGCGGTCGACGCGGCGCGCGCGCACCCCAGGGTCAACCCCGACCGGGTGGTGGTCACCGGCGGCAGCCAGGGCGGAGGGATCACCGTCGCCGTCGCCGGCCTGGTCGACGGGCTCGCCGCCGCCATGCCCGACGTGCCATTCCTGTCCCACTACCGGCGCGCCGCCGAGATCACCGATGCCCTCCCGTACGGCGAGTTGGTGTCGTACCTGAAGACCTACCACGGTGAGGTCGATCAGGTCTTCGCGACGCTGAGCTACTTCGACGGCATGAACTTCGCCGCCCGCGCGAGCGCGCCGGCTCTCTTCTCGGTTGCCCTCATGGACAGCGTGTGTCCGCCCTCGACCGTCTTTGCGGCCTACAACCACTACGCCTCGGGCGGCAAGGAGATCACGGTGTGGCCGTACAACGGGCACGAAGGCGGCGCGGGCATGCAGCGTGCGAAGCAGATCCGGTGGTTGCGAAGCGTGCTGACCGGCAACGTCGTCGACCGAATTCACTCACCCGGAAAGAGCTCCGGCAGGCAGCCGCGCACGGTCGGACGTAGCCGCTCGGCAGCCGATTCGTCGACGGAGGCGTAA
- a CDS encoding SDR family NAD(P)-dependent oxidoreductase: MNGTVPGRFAGQVAAVTGAARGIGAASARRLAAEGASVLLLDVADEHGARVAAQIRDAGGTARYVHCDVATESDWRAAREVVRTEFGGLDILHSNAFVQHAGAAHELDPAAWNRVLAVNLTALHLGVRAFVGDLRDRRGCIVVTSSVHALFGLPGSPAYAASKGGLAALTRQLAAEYGPQVRVNAVLPGPVDTDAWRGLGAEARKRAAAATVLGRLGDPAEVAAVVAFLASADASYVTGASLLVDGGWSVTKDSP, encoded by the coding sequence GTGAACGGGACGGTTCCCGGCCGTTTCGCGGGGCAGGTCGCCGCCGTCACCGGCGCCGCCCGCGGAATCGGCGCCGCGAGCGCGCGCCGGCTGGCGGCCGAGGGAGCGTCCGTACTGCTGCTCGACGTCGCTGACGAGCATGGCGCCCGCGTCGCCGCGCAGATCCGCGACGCGGGCGGCACCGCCCGCTACGTCCACTGCGACGTTGCCACCGAGTCGGACTGGCGGGCCGCCCGAGAGGTGGTCCGTACCGAGTTCGGCGGGCTGGACATCCTGCACAGCAACGCCTTCGTGCAGCACGCGGGCGCGGCGCACGAGCTCGACCCCGCGGCCTGGAACCGCGTGCTCGCGGTCAACCTCACCGCGCTCCATCTCGGCGTCCGAGCCTTCGTCGGCGACCTGCGCGACCGTCGTGGTTGCATCGTCGTGACGTCGAGCGTGCACGCCCTGTTCGGGCTTCCGGGCAGCCCCGCATACGCCGCCAGCAAGGGCGGGCTGGCGGCACTGACCCGGCAGCTCGCCGCAGAGTACGGACCTCAGGTGCGGGTGAACGCCGTGCTGCCCGGGCCGGTGGACACCGACGCCTGGCGCGGGCTGGGCGCGGAGGCGCGGAAGCGAGCTGCGGCGGCGACGGTCCTTGGCCGTCTCGGCGACCCGGCGGAGGTGGCCGCCGTGGTGGCCTTCCTGGCCAGCGCCGACGCGTCGTACGTGACGGGGGCGAGTCTTCTGGTGGACGGCGGCTGGAGCGTCACGAAGGATTCGCCCTGA
- a CDS encoding transposase, translated as MKVTRIAYSARLNAGKYAALAEQARRLGRVRSEVWQRYGSINGVGAGLRDRQVRDRWLADGTYVQFAVLANAWKETVRDAMADIAANLEAAKVQVRRAISRHTNDPAERRRMFTALRADQWADDPFLSRQMRKHWKRGHNRTHDQIVVRADRYHTAVDGRGRLWLAIPGLEPRKMVKIPLSTTVAPTGTLRLILRSGRVEVHYQIDAAQMRSSQRPCGDRRLGVDKGYTEALTDSDGQPHGAGLGDLLTRESDRLKERNRRRAKLRSIANNAALRGDDAKAHRIKVNNLGTIKRDRQAARHRARVRTEIFTAVHEVVNEAATVIAEDLTKRFTGRKKLPKNINRRLAAWTKGVTAEALKSVSERRGSALVHVNAAYTSQTCHRCGRLGRRSGDRFHCTSCGVVWQADVNAAINILHRAGDPDIALHTPHHKVKQILQDRTDRHRTRLPVQDSNPATAGRRANHPNRSTMSNK; from the coding sequence GTGAAGGTCACCCGGATTGCCTACTCGGCCCGACTGAATGCGGGCAAGTACGCCGCCCTGGCGGAGCAGGCCCGCCGGTTGGGTCGGGTGCGCAGCGAGGTGTGGCAGCGCTACGGCTCGATCAACGGTGTCGGGGCCGGACTGCGGGACCGGCAGGTGCGCGACCGGTGGTTGGCTGACGGCACGTATGTGCAGTTCGCCGTGTTGGCGAATGCGTGGAAGGAAACCGTCCGCGATGCCATGGCCGATATCGCCGCGAACCTGGAGGCGGCCAAGGTACAGGTGCGGCGGGCGATCAGCCGACACACCAACGATCCGGCCGAGCGTAGGCGGATGTTCACCGCGCTGAGGGCCGACCAGTGGGCTGACGATCCGTTCCTGTCACGGCAGATGCGCAAACACTGGAAGCGGGGCCACAACCGCACGCACGATCAGATCGTGGTGCGCGCCGACAGGTACCACACCGCCGTCGATGGGCGGGGACGGTTGTGGCTGGCGATTCCCGGTCTGGAGCCCCGCAAGATGGTCAAAATTCCGCTGTCCACGACCGTCGCCCCGACCGGGACGCTGCGCCTGATCCTGCGCAGCGGCCGGGTCGAGGTGCACTACCAGATCGACGCGGCGCAGATGCGGTCGTCGCAGCGGCCGTGCGGCGACCGGAGGCTTGGTGTGGACAAGGGTTACACCGAAGCCCTGACCGACTCCGACGGCCAGCCCCACGGTGCCGGGCTCGGCGACCTGCTCACCCGCGAGTCGGACCGGTTGAAGGAGCGTAACCGCCGTCGGGCGAAGCTACGCTCAATCGCCAACAACGCCGCCCTGCGTGGCGACGACGCGAAAGCGCACCGGATCAAGGTCAACAATCTCGGCACGATCAAGCGGGATCGGCAGGCCGCCCGCCACCGTGCCCGGGTACGTACGGAAATCTTCACCGCCGTGCACGAGGTCGTAAACGAGGCCGCCACCGTGATCGCCGAAGACCTCACCAAACGCTTCACCGGCCGCAAGAAGCTTCCTAAGAACATCAACCGGCGTCTCGCCGCGTGGACCAAAGGAGTCACCGCCGAGGCCCTGAAAAGCGTGTCGGAGCGCAGAGGTTCTGCGCTCGTACACGTCAACGCCGCCTACACCTCACAAACCTGTCACCGCTGCGGCCGGCTCGGCCGACGCAGTGGGGACCGGTTTCACTGCACCTCGTGCGGGGTGGTGTGGCAGGCCGACGTGAACGCCGCGATCAACATCCTGCACCGAGCCGGCGACCCCGACATTGCCCTGCACACCCCACACCACAAGGTGAAGCAGATCCTGCAGGATAGGACCGATCGCCACCGGACCAGACTGCCGGTCCAGGACTCCAACCCAGCCACCGCCGGGCGGAGAGCGAATCATCCGAACCGCTCAACTATGAGCAACAAGTAG
- a CDS encoding sialidase family protein gives MSSTTLKTPASRTAIVVGCAALVASLAGASVPSAPAARAATDQGSRCEGSVPFTAETEGYNAFRIPAIVATRSGTLLAFAEGRLASLSDAGNIDLVLKRSTDGGCTWGPLQVVHDSGPNTAGNPAPVVTATGRVVLLSTYNGGTASEAAIMRGEVPAEQSRRVFVQHSDDDGASWSAPREITAQAKAENWRWYATGPGHAIRLTGGTHRNRLVVPANHSIAPPAGSADLGTEAKYYGGHLLYSDDAGESWRIGSVDDNPNGYINVNESTVAELPDGRLYVNTREHNGSAPGNRADAYSRDGGESLELPHRPQATLVAPVVQGSVLQLTGASNQLLFSGPADPNSRAALTLRMSTDHGATWRPALALSGLPAAYSDLVQLAPDTVGVLYETGNFGANETITFRRVPVAQLRP, from the coding sequence GTGTCCAGTACCACCCTCAAGACCCCCGCGTCCCGGACGGCGATCGTCGTCGGTTGCGCCGCCTTGGTCGCAAGCCTGGCCGGCGCCAGCGTTCCATCAGCCCCGGCGGCGCGGGCAGCGACCGATCAGGGCTCACGCTGCGAAGGATCGGTGCCCTTCACTGCCGAAACCGAGGGCTACAACGCGTTCCGCATCCCCGCGATCGTTGCCACCCGTTCCGGCACGCTGCTGGCCTTCGCCGAAGGGCGGCTCGCCTCACTCAGCGACGCCGGCAACATCGATCTCGTGCTCAAGCGGTCGACCGACGGCGGATGCACCTGGGGACCGCTGCAGGTGGTACACGACAGCGGCCCCAACACCGCGGGCAATCCCGCCCCGGTGGTGACCGCGACCGGTCGGGTCGTGCTGCTGTCGACGTACAACGGCGGGACCGCGTCCGAGGCGGCGATCATGCGCGGCGAGGTGCCGGCCGAGCAGAGCCGCCGGGTCTTCGTCCAGCACAGCGACGACGACGGGGCGAGTTGGTCCGCGCCGCGCGAGATCACCGCGCAGGCCAAGGCAGAAAACTGGCGCTGGTACGCCACGGGCCCGGGCCACGCGATCCGGCTGACCGGCGGCACGCACCGGAACCGGCTCGTGGTCCCGGCCAACCATTCGATCGCACCGCCGGCCGGCTCCGCCGACCTCGGTACGGAGGCGAAGTACTACGGCGGGCATCTGCTCTACAGCGACGACGCAGGTGAGAGCTGGCGGATCGGTTCGGTCGACGACAATCCGAACGGGTACATCAACGTGAATGAGTCCACGGTGGCCGAGCTGCCCGACGGTCGTCTATACGTCAACACGCGCGAGCACAACGGCAGCGCGCCGGGCAACCGCGCCGACGCCTACAGCCGCGACGGCGGCGAGAGCCTGGAACTGCCGCACCGCCCGCAGGCCACGCTCGTGGCGCCGGTCGTGCAGGGCAGCGTCCTGCAGCTGACCGGGGCAAGTAACCAACTGCTCTTCTCCGGCCCCGCGGACCCGAACAGCCGCGCGGCGCTGACCCTGCGGATGAGTACCGACCACGGCGCGACCTGGCGGCCGGCCCTGGCGCTGTCCGGTCTCCCCGCCGCCTACTCAGACCTGGTCCAGCTCGCCCCCGACACGGTTGGCGTGCTCTACGAGACGGGCAACTTCGGGGCGAACGAGACGATCACCTTCCGGCGGGTCCCGGTCGCTCAGCTTCGACCGTGA
- a CDS encoding beta-galactosidase, whose translation MTMPKIVFGGDYNPEQWSEDVWVEDMKLMVDAGVSLVSVGIFSWASVQPRPGTYEFGWFDRVMDNLAEAGIGASLATMTASPPPWLSRHHPEVLPERVDGVRLWPGGRQQYCPSSPVYREYAGRLVEHLARRYAGHPALKLWHIGNEYGCHVRACYCDVSAEDFRRWLRERYGDIDALNEAWSTTFWSQRYDDWADILPPRSAPTFANPAQKLDFARFSNDAILACYLAERDIVRRFAPGVPVTTNFIGLVHKPIDSYRWAAEQDVVSLDSYPDPHDPRAHVEAAFGYDLIRSARRGQPWLLMEQAPSAVNWRERNAPKPPGLMRLWSWQAVAQGADGVLFFQWRQAVGGAEKFHSAMVPHGGTETRAHREIRALGQEIAGVAELAGTRVHTDVALLHDWANWWALESDAHPAVLDLLETHRAHYAPLFDAHVTCDVVSPATDLSGYRLVVVPNLYLMSTEVADRLRRYVEGGGHLVVSFFSGIVDESDRAYLGGYPAPMRDLLGLRIDEFWPLPAGGTIELDIAGERRTGTVWSEWIETEGAEVLATFADGELAGRPAVTRHSYGAGVAWYLATRPEPTAMGELFDRIRGEAGVEPVLPDLPAELQAVVRHGPDTSYLLLLNHGAEAVTVALPAPAVDLLGDRERTVGAVSLAPGGVAVLRR comes from the coding sequence ATGACCATGCCGAAGATCGTGTTCGGCGGGGACTACAACCCCGAGCAGTGGTCCGAGGACGTCTGGGTCGAGGACATGAAGCTCATGGTCGATGCCGGGGTGTCGCTCGTATCCGTCGGCATCTTCTCCTGGGCAAGCGTGCAGCCACGTCCCGGCACCTACGAGTTCGGCTGGTTCGACCGGGTGATGGACAACCTCGCTGAGGCCGGTATCGGAGCCAGCCTCGCCACCATGACCGCTTCTCCCCCACCCTGGCTGTCCCGGCACCACCCGGAGGTGCTACCGGAACGCGTCGACGGGGTGCGGCTGTGGCCCGGCGGGCGGCAGCAGTACTGCCCGTCCAGCCCGGTGTACCGCGAGTACGCCGGGCGGTTGGTCGAGCACCTCGCCCGCCGCTACGCCGGGCACCCGGCGCTGAAGCTGTGGCACATCGGCAACGAATACGGCTGCCACGTGCGGGCCTGCTACTGCGACGTATCGGCCGAGGACTTCCGGCGCTGGCTGCGCGAGCGGTACGGCGACATCGACGCGCTCAACGAGGCGTGGTCGACGACGTTCTGGTCGCAGCGCTACGACGACTGGGCGGACATCCTGCCGCCGCGCAGCGCGCCGACCTTCGCCAACCCCGCCCAGAAGCTGGACTTCGCCCGGTTCAGCAACGACGCGATTCTCGCCTGCTATCTCGCCGAGCGTGACATCGTGCGCCGGTTCGCCCCGGGCGTACCGGTGACGACGAACTTCATCGGCCTGGTCCACAAGCCGATCGACTCCTACCGGTGGGCCGCCGAGCAGGATGTGGTCAGCCTCGACAGTTATCCCGACCCGCACGATCCGCGTGCTCACGTGGAGGCCGCGTTCGGCTATGACCTGATCCGCTCGGCGCGTCGCGGTCAGCCCTGGCTGCTGATGGAGCAGGCACCCAGCGCGGTCAACTGGCGCGAGCGCAACGCGCCGAAACCGCCGGGGCTCATGCGGCTGTGGAGTTGGCAAGCGGTGGCGCAGGGCGCGGACGGCGTGCTCTTCTTCCAGTGGCGCCAGGCCGTCGGAGGCGCCGAGAAGTTCCACTCGGCGATGGTGCCGCACGGTGGTACCGAGACCCGCGCCCATCGCGAGATCCGAGCGCTCGGGCAGGAGATCGCGGGTGTCGCCGAGCTGGCCGGCACGCGGGTGCACACCGACGTCGCGCTGCTGCACGACTGGGCCAACTGGTGGGCGCTGGAGTCGGACGCCCACCCGGCCGTGCTCGATCTGCTGGAAACCCACCGAGCGCACTACGCGCCGTTGTTCGATGCCCACGTCACCTGCGATGTCGTATCGCCGGCCACGGACCTGTCCGGCTACCGGCTCGTCGTCGTGCCGAACCTGTACCTCATGTCCACCGAGGTGGCCGACCGCCTACGTCGCTACGTCGAGGGCGGCGGGCACCTGGTGGTGTCGTTCTTCTCCGGCATCGTGGACGAGTCCGACCGCGCTTACCTCGGCGGATACCCGGCCCCGATGCGAGACCTGCTGGGGCTGCGCATCGACGAGTTCTGGCCGCTGCCGGCTGGCGGCACGATCGAACTGGACATCGCGGGAGAGCGGCGCACCGGCACCGTGTGGTCGGAATGGATCGAGACCGAGGGAGCGGAGGTGCTGGCCACCTTCGCCGACGGCGAGCTGGCCGGCCGGCCGGCGGTCACCCGCCACTCGTACGGCGCCGGTGTGGCCTGGTACCTGGCCACCCGGCCCGAGCCGACGGCGATGGGCGAGCTGTTCGACCGCATCCGTGGCGAAGCGGGCGTGGAGCCGGTGCTCCCCGATCTGCCCGCAGAGCTGCAGGCGGTGGTCCGGCACGGCCCGGACACCTCGTACCTCCTGCTGCTCAACCACGGCGCCGAGGCGGTCACGGTCGCGTTGCCCGCGCCGGCGGTCGATCTGCTCGGCGACCGGGAGCGTACGGTCGGCGCCGTGTCGCTCGCTCCCGGCGGCGTCGCGGTGCTACGGAGGTGA
- a CDS encoding IS607 family transposase — MGSVYRIGEFAKRVGRSVSTVRRWEAEGRIAARRLPSGQRYFDDSDVRRVLRPGFDAVRRKVVVYCRVSSPGQKSDLASQVAAMQQFCLARGLAVDEWISEVGGGMDLRRKKFLALMDAVDRGEVGTLVVAHQDRLARFGFELLEHLAARGGCEIVVANQESLSPQQELVEDLLAIVHTFSRRLDGLRRYEKELKGADLAVGDDR; from the coding sequence GTGGGCAGCGTCTATCGGATCGGTGAGTTCGCCAAGCGGGTGGGCCGCTCGGTGAGCACGGTGCGCCGGTGGGAGGCGGAGGGTCGGATCGCGGCCCGTCGTCTGCCGTCCGGGCAGCGGTATTTCGACGATTCGGATGTGCGCCGGGTGTTGCGGCCGGGCTTCGACGCCGTCCGGCGGAAGGTTGTGGTGTACTGCCGGGTCTCGTCGCCGGGTCAGAAGTCCGATCTGGCCTCGCAGGTGGCGGCGATGCAACAGTTCTGCCTCGCTCGTGGTCTGGCCGTGGACGAGTGGATCAGCGAGGTCGGCGGCGGGATGGACCTTCGGCGTAAGAAGTTCCTGGCGTTGATGGATGCGGTCGACCGGGGTGAGGTTGGCACGCTGGTGGTGGCGCACCAGGACCGGTTGGCGCGGTTCGGGTTCGAGTTGCTGGAGCATCTGGCGGCGCGCGGCGGCTGCGAGATCGTTGTGGCCAACCAGGAGTCCCTGTCCCCGCAGCAGGAGCTGGTGGAGGACTTGTTGGCGATCGTGCACACCTTCTCCCGCCGGCTGGACGGTTTGCGCCGCTACGAGAAGGAACTCAAAGGGGCGGATCTAGCCGTGGGGGATGACCGGTGA
- a CDS encoding sialidase family protein has product MNDGYSPEGLTSSRRRYRGFGAVLTLAGVVLSMLAGPARAEPASTGTSTAAGESQTSEPHVDEQVLYQRGDFGYACFRIPAVVRAKNGMILAFAEGRVKDCGDDEDIDLVLRRSADGGRTWGPLQVVSEGNGETHGNPVPIVDRTTGRVVVVSTHNGPEPCSNGCDRDPWVQFSDDNGATWSAAREMTEGKRPEWNFWYATGPMHGIQLQRGAHAGRLVVGASFESWDRVGKHVYGTHLLYSDDSGVTWNIGAETFRDDGGVIAQEVTVVELTDGRIYASARERGTDPGNRAYAISSDGGETWDAPFRTMPALATTDVQGSLLRFSDDRILFSSPLHPSAREALGIRSSYDEGRSFETWNEGKVFYWGPTAYSDMLRLDGDEAALMYEAGAVSPYETIRFARFNEAYLDTPNGIPPGIPAPPAPGPRTPDESPHRNDAYVRGGAQVTDGRFGNGLALDRVDDRVEVPFDRSIDLGGDDFTLSTWIRYSEKTGAHSILWFYRVNSGTNPPAVWLRAEPASSRIRAILSVGRYNVTVQSPSAYNDGQWHFVVLQRADGQLRLLVDGVQVSSAAAPAGSVTLGQEFGIQGLHIGQRLDGVDRFRGTLDEVRVYRRALSATELALIQEQNLPIGGRLGLRLPLDTVG; this is encoded by the coding sequence ATGAACGATGGGTATTCGCCGGAGGGTCTGACCAGCTCACGCCGCCGCTACCGTGGCTTCGGGGCGGTGCTGACCCTGGCCGGCGTCGTCCTCAGCATGCTCGCCGGCCCCGCGCGCGCGGAACCCGCTTCCACGGGCACGAGCACGGCGGCCGGCGAGAGCCAGACCAGTGAACCGCACGTCGACGAGCAAGTGCTCTACCAGCGCGGAGACTTCGGATACGCCTGTTTTCGCATTCCGGCAGTGGTGCGAGCGAAGAACGGGATGATTCTGGCCTTCGCCGAGGGGCGGGTGAAGGACTGCGGCGACGACGAGGACATCGACCTCGTGCTGCGCCGCTCCGCCGACGGCGGCCGGACCTGGGGGCCGCTGCAAGTGGTCTCCGAGGGCAACGGCGAGACCCACGGCAACCCAGTGCCGATCGTCGACCGGACCACTGGGCGCGTCGTGGTGGTGAGCACGCACAACGGTCCCGAGCCGTGCTCCAATGGCTGTGACCGCGACCCGTGGGTGCAGTTCAGCGACGACAACGGGGCAACCTGGTCGGCCGCCCGCGAGATGACCGAGGGCAAGCGCCCGGAGTGGAACTTCTGGTACGCCACCGGGCCGATGCACGGGATCCAGCTTCAGCGGGGGGCACACGCCGGCCGGCTGGTGGTCGGGGCGAGCTTCGAAAGCTGGGACCGGGTCGGCAAGCATGTCTACGGCACGCATCTGCTCTACAGCGATGACAGCGGGGTGACCTGGAACATTGGTGCGGAGACGTTCCGCGACGACGGTGGGGTCATCGCGCAGGAGGTCACCGTCGTAGAGCTCACCGACGGACGGATCTACGCGTCGGCCCGCGAGCGCGGCACCGACCCGGGCAACCGGGCGTACGCGATCAGCAGCGACGGCGGCGAGACGTGGGATGCTCCCTTCCGCACCATGCCGGCCCTCGCCACGACCGACGTCCAGGGCTCCCTGCTGCGATTCAGCGATGACCGCATTCTCTTCTCCTCCCCGCTGCACCCCAGCGCCCGTGAGGCGCTGGGCATCCGCTCGTCCTACGACGAGGGGCGCAGCTTCGAGACCTGGAACGAGGGCAAGGTCTTCTACTGGGGTCCCACGGCCTACTCGGACATGCTGCGCCTCGACGGTGACGAGGCGGCACTGATGTACGAGGCCGGCGCAGTCAGCCCGTACGAGACGATCCGGTTCGCCCGGTTCAACGAGGCGTACCTCGACACCCCGAACGGCATTCCGCCCGGCATTCCCGCACCGCCGGCACCCGGACCGCGGACGCCTGACGAGTCGCCCCACCGCAACGACGCCTACGTCCGCGGTGGCGCCCAGGTCACCGACGGCCGGTTCGGCAACGGGCTGGCACTCGACCGAGTGGACGATCGGGTGGAGGTGCCGTTCGACCGGTCGATCGACCTCGGCGGGGACGACTTCACGCTGAGCACGTGGATCCGGTACTCGGAGAAGACCGGCGCGCACTCGATCCTGTGGTTCTACCGGGTGAACTCGGGCACCAACCCGCCTGCAGTATGGCTGCGGGCCGAGCCGGCGAGCAGTCGCATCCGCGCGATCCTCTCGGTCGGCCGGTACAACGTCACGGTGCAGTCGCCGAGCGCGTATAACGACGGGCAGTGGCACTTTGTCGTGCTCCAGCGGGCGGACGGGCAGCTCAGGCTGCTGGTGGACGGCGTTCAGGTCTCGTCGGCGGCGGCGCCGGCCGGCTCGGTGACCCTCGGTCAGGAGTTCGGCATCCAAGGGCTTCACATCGGACAGCGCCTGGACGGCGTGGACCGCTTCCGCGGCACGCTGGACGAGGTACGCGTCTACCGCCGCGCCCTGTCCGCCACCGAACTGGCCCTGATCCAGGAGCAGAACCTCCCGATCGGCGGCCGACTCGGGCTCAGGCTGCCGCTGGACACCGTCGGCTGA